CCGTGGAATTTATCGATAGGATTTTCGTAGGCTCTCTCCATAACCAGCACGTCCTGTGTTGTCTCAAAATCACCCGCCAGCCCGATTGGAAAAACACCCTTCTGCGGCTTCCAGTAAACTTCGCCTGCCTTCATATTTGCGGCTTCCAAGGTAAAGTCCAATTCATCCATTAATGATGATTCTAATCTATCCACAATTTTTCGGGTGCCGCCGCCCGGAGCTAACTCTTTTAAAAGTTTAAGTTCGCGCCTTGCTCGCTCTCGGATACCAGGGCGCATAACCTTCACAATCACGTCCTCACCACTGTCTTTTAAGGTTGCTGCATGAACTTGACCCACGCTTGCTGCCGCCAGTGGCTTATCCCTGAAGCTTGAAAAGATATCTTCGATCTCGCCATTCAAGTCGCGTTCGATAGTCGCGCGAGCGATGTGGCTATCAAAAGGTTTAATCTGACTTTTCAGCGCCGCCATAACCTTTCCAACCTTTTCACTTTTTACATCATCACCAAAAAGTTGAAACAGTTTCTGCATTGCAGGGCCGCTGTTATTAAGAATTGCCGCCAGCTTATCTTCGTCACTTGTACCGGGAGGTAGCTCAAGCAAGCCCACGGCAATCCGGCGCTTGTCCTCGATGGGAAGCTTGTCAAAGTACTGAGTCAGGACATTCTCGAAAAACGCTCGGAATGCGGGAGGAACATTCTCCAAGTCGAAACCCTGGTCAGGGTCGAGCATCATCTTCACTTCATCAGATTCTGAAATTTTAGCATCAATAATTGCCGTATCGATTTGAGAAGACACGGACCCACACACACTGTCTGGCACATATTCCAATAGGGCCAACCTATCTTCAGCTGTCATCGCGGCGTATTTCGTCTGAGCCTGTTCACGTGCCACTCTTGCCGCCAGTGAGACGACGGCCTGCCGCCCCATGCGCCGAACCATTGCAGCGCCGACACCTGCACTCATCGCCTCCACAGCGGCAAACAGGCTGCCCTCAGGCATGGCGTTGTGATAGTCATTCGCTGCGCTCAGCGAGTACGTGAGCGCGCTGTACGACTCGAGAGTGGACCACGCGTTCTGCATTCCGGATCCGAGCTGAGGAAGCACGGCCAAAACCGGGTTTGCGCCATCGGGCAGTGTTGGTAAATCTGCCGCTTGAGCAAGCTGCGCCACATCGCGACCCTCACAAATCCAAAGAACCACCTCAGGGTGTTCTGCCATCGCCAATCGAATGGCCTGGGCTCGCGCATGCTCGTCACCCTGAGTGCCAGAAGCTTTTACAAGGTCCAGGGCAAAGGACCGCAATGCTTTCGCATCGGCTGCGAGAGTTGGTGGCTGGGCTCCAGGAATATTCGTAGGGGCTGTGATGCCCCCAACCAGTGAACGTCCCAACGACCAGAGACTGCCTGCTACCGTGCCGACAAAACTATCCGTGGGCGCTTCCGGTAATGTAGAAGTTGTCGAAACCGGTTCGTCTGCCGATGGTGCGGTGGTTCCAAGTGAAGGTGGCGCAATGATGCCTGAGGCAACGGAGTGAATGCCCATGAGGAGCTCCTGTATTTTTATTCATATTGATATTGATGGCCCAGTAAACTGAACCTTACACAGGGTTATCGGGCTCTAGTGCTGGATGTTTCGTAAAAGTAACCATCAACTGCGTTTTTCACTGCAGTTCTTCCAGTATCTAGAAGCTACTCATCAGGCTGAAACATTCAATGATCGGATTCTCACGATCATCCTATAAAACGCGTGGTTCACCGGACTCTTCTGGGTCCAGTAAGTGTTTATGTCTTCGCCTCTGGGGTGTTTAGGAGATGTACTCGTTAGATTTTGGACACAAAAAAACCAGCGGAAAGCTGGTAATGGAGAAGGTAAAAGTGGCATCCCGTAGGGGATTTGAACCCCTGTCGCCGCCGTGAAAGGGCGGTGTCCTAGGCCAACTAGACGAACGGGACGCAGTTGGTGGAGGCGTTATTACCCAACCCGATTAAACTTTGCAAGAGAATCTTTCATCATCCATGCATTTTTTTGCACTTGTACATTTTTTAAGAAGCCGCCGCGACAAAGACCAGATTATGGCTTGAACTCAGTGGCACCGACCGATAGGCCAATGGTTCCTTTGGGAGGGGGAAATCATGGATATAGAGAAAGAAGAAGGTACGACTGTGACTGAATTTCATCGTTGTGACGCACCCTTAGTGGATGATGAGGCAATTTGTACCGTAGAAGGCGTTACTGAGGCCACAGGGACTTGTGAGCAGGCCAGTTCAGACCCTACGCAGTGGAACCAATGGGCCCAGCTGGTAAGTGCCGGCGCTCTAAAAACGCCAAAACCTGACTAAAAAACAGGATCAACCTGCCTCAGCGCGATCCCAAGGGGCCCATAGGCGAATACTATCGGGCACCAGATCGATTCGCGCAGGGAGCTGGCCAGGCCGCTCGCCATCTGCCTCAAGTAAGACCGGATCATAATCTACCGGCTCAGCAATCACTTCCTTACCTCGCAGAAACGTAAAAGGCTTCAGGTCGAGGTGCTCGCCCTTGTAGAGCTTTTTGTTGCTTCTAAGAAACTCACCTAAGCTAACGTCGCCAACAATTACCACGTCTAAAAGACCGTCGGTCAGCCGTGCTTTTGGCGCTATCTTCATCGAACCACCAAAATAACGCCCGTTGGCCACTGCTACGGAGTTGACGCGCAGTTCTTCATCGAAAACATCATCTACGCGAAGCCGAATTCGCTGGTTTTGGTAAGTCATCAAGCCTTTGATACTGCCCCAAAAGTAAGTTGCCTTACCGGGCAGAATTTTGGGCGCGCTGTTGATCTTATCCATGATAGCCGCGGTGGAACCGAAGCTTGCGATGTTCATAAAATAACGGGTAGTCTCCCCGCCCTTGCCATCAGATAGTCTCATTCGACCTAAATCGACGTTTCGTACTGAGGCAGACCGCAATGCCTGCTCTGGGTTCACGTCACTCATGCCAATCGAGCGAGAGAAATCGCCACCGGTACCAGCAGGAATAATCGCTAGAATGACCTCAGGATTAATTTGCTCGCCCGAATCATCGAAGAAGCCATTCACACCGTCATTGATGCTTCCGTCTCCTCCAACTATCGCGATGCGCTCGTAACCATCATGGATGGCCTGTCGAACAAGCTCCGTGGCGTGTCCTTGGTGCCCGGTAAACCGTAGGGTTGTGTTGCCGAGACTGGAAGAAATGCTCAGGTAGAGCTCTGCCCATCGTTTCGCAACCTTACCACCAGCTGCCTTAGGATTTGCTACAACAAAGGTCTTCATAATCACCCCAATGACCGCGTTTTAGGGCCCAGCCCTCAACGCATTTCAAAACCCTACCAGCTTCTTACCGCCTAAAGCGAGGTTCAGCCCTCGCTCTCAGCCTCAGGAGCTGCTTTTTGTGGCTGCGCCGTTTTAATATGAAGCTCATGCATTTGCTTGAAGTCCAACACAGACGGTGACTCAAGCATTAAGTCTGTCTGCTTTTGGGTCTTCGGAAATGCAATCACATCTCGAATCGATGCCGTTTCGCACAAGAGCATCAAGATACGGTCTACACCCAAGGCAAGTCCGCCGTGAGGTGGTGCACCGTACTGAAGTGCGTCCAAGAGAAAGCCGAATTTCTCTTGCTGCTCATGCTCGTCAACACCAAGTGCCGCGAACATATCTTGCTGCAGTGCCTGCTCGTGAATTCGGATAGAACCGCCACCAATCTCAACACCATTGAGGACCACATCGTAAGCTTGAGCTTTAACGTTGCCCGGATCGGTCTTGAGAAGCTCTCGTTCTTCAACCCGCGGTGCGGTGAATGGGTGGTGAGCTGCCACAAAACGGCCTGACTCTTCGTCATGCTCCATCAATGGAAAATCGGTAACCCAACAAAAAGCATATTCGTTGGTTTTTACGATGCCTCGCTCCTTGGCTACATGCTTTCGCAAATTACCAAGAGCGGCATTGGTTATCTTTGCTGTATCCGCAACAAAGACTGCTACATCGCCTACCCCGAGCTTCATCGCATCTACCACTGCCGCTTTTTTCTCATCACTGAAAAACTTAGCGATTGGAGACTGCCATGAACCATCTTCCTTGATCTTGACCCAGGCCAAACCTTTGGCGCCGTAGACCTTCACAAATTCAGTGAGGGAATCGAGTTCCTTGCGAGAAAACTCGCCAACGCCCGTTAGATTGATTCCTTTGACCAATCCTCCGCGTTTAGCCACATCAGCAAACACTTTAAAGTCGGAGTCTTTGACAATCTCACCGAGATTAATGAGTTCTAGGCCAAAACGAATATCGGGTGCATCCACACCATAACGGTCCATCGATTCATCATAAGGAATACGCTTAAACGGTAGCGGAACCTCCACGCCTTTAAGTTCTCGGAAAATCATGGCCAGCATTTGCTCAACAACCTCTTGCACATCTTCCGGTGAACAAAAGCTCATCTCTAAATCGACCTGAGTGAATTCAGGCTGACGCTCGGCTCGTAAATCTTCATCGCGAAAACAGCGACAAATTTGAAAATAGCGGTCGTAGCCACTCACCATGAAAAGCTGCTTGAAAATTTGCGGCGACTGAGGAAGCGCAAAGAACTTTCCGGCATGGACGCGACTTGGAACCACGTAATCACGCGCACCCTCTGGAGTGCTCTTAATCAGGTAAGGCGTTTCAAGCTCAAGAAAGCCCTGCTCGTCAAGCGAACGACGCACCAGCTGATTGAAGCGGTGGCGTGTCATGAAATTCTTTTGGAGTTCAGGACGACGTAAGTCGAGATAGCGATACTTAAAACGAACCTCTTCAGATGTATCGATGCCGTCTTCAATTTGAAATGGCGGCGTTGGGGAAGATGCAAATACTTCAACCTCTAACGCAGCAACTTCGATGGTTCCCGTATCCAGACGCGGGTTAACGTTGCCACCACGGTCGCGAACGGTGCCTCGCACAGCCAAAACCCACTCACTTCGAAGCACGCCGGCTTTTTCGTGAGCAACTGGATCAATTTGTGGGTCGAATACGATTTGTGTCAGGCCGTCTCGGTCGCGCAAATCAATAAACACGCAACCTCCGTGATCTCGCCGATTTTGGACCCAACCCATGAGTACCACTTCGGATTCGTTATCAGAAGCTCTAAGCTCCCCGCACATATGGGTTCGTTTCAGATCATGAATAAACCGAGCCACGACATTCTCTCCACCGTAAAGGCCAATGAAAACAGTTGTTATCAAGAACAAGGGTTCTATTAAAACTGTTTCTAAAGTAGCCTCCTAGCAGAAGGGCCAAGGAGATCAAGCACTGCGTCAAACACGGTCCACACTTACGATGCCCCGAAGTCCCTTTATCTTGCCCACAACGCTGCGAAGTTGCTCTTTATCGCGGATGAGAACCTCAAAAGTGTTCACCGCACGGTCCTCGCCAACCACCTTACAGTTGGCCTCGGAGATATTGACCGACGCATTGGTGAAAATCTGGGAAATCTCGGCCAAAAGCCCTGCCCGGTCTTCGGTAGTGACTCGTACAGTCACCGGACGCGCAATACTGGCTCCATCATCCCACGAAACGTCCATTTGGCGTTCAGGGTCCATATCAATGGCTCGAGAGCAGGTGTTGAGGTGAACGGTGATACCTCGTCCTCGGGTGACAAAACCCAAGATCGAGTCTCCAGGTAGTGGGTTGCAGCACTTCGCAAACCGGACCAGCACATCTTCAATACCAGAAACGACAATCCCCGAATTTGATCGGCGAGCCACCTTCTTGAAAATAGTGCTTAATGGAGTCGGCTCAGCTTCTTTAGGCGGCGTTTGAGGATCCAGCTTAGAGATAATCTGGGCCGGCGTGGTATTCCCGTAGCCAATCGCCACATAGAGTCCTTCGACATCACGATGCTTTGAACGCTCCACAATCGCCTGCATACGTCCGTCTTTGAGTAGCTTATTCAACGAGAAGTTATTGCGCTTGAGCTCGCGCTCCAAGATGTCGCGGCCCAATTCTCGCGACCGCTCACGCTCATCGCTGCGAATAATCGTCCGTATTTTCTGCCTTGCCCGGCCAGAAGCAACAAATTTCAACCAGTCACGGTTGGGTCGCTGGTTGGAGTTTGTAATGACCTCAACCATGTCGCCGTTTTTGAGTTCGTGCCGAAGCGGAACCATCCGCCCATTGATTTTGGCGCCCGCGCACTTGCTGCCAACTTCAGTGTGAATCGCAAAAGCAAAATCCACAGGTGTCGACCCGCGCTTTAATGAAATAACTTCACCGCGAGGCGTAAAAACAAACACTTCATCGGTGAACAGGTCGTATTTAACGGTATCAAGAAATTCGTTGGGGTCCTTTAAGTCTTGCTGCCATTCCATGAGCTGGCGAAGCCAAGCAAACTGGTTCTTGTTGCCCTCACTAAGGTTTGCGCCCTCTTTGTAGTCCCAATGTGCCGCAACACCTTCTTCACAAATCTTCTGCATCTCACGTGTACGAATCTGGATCTCGATGCGTTCGCCTTCAGGACCAATCACACTCGTATGCAAGGACTGATACTGATTGGGCTTGGGCATGGCGATATAGTCTTTAAAACGACCGGGAATCGGGTGCCACAAGGAGTGCACGTGACCCAAAACCTCGTAACACTGCCCTACCGTATCCACCAGGACCCGGAAGGCAATGACATCGTAGACTTGTTCGAACTCAATTTGCTGCTGAGACATCTTTTTGAAAATCGAGAAAAGATGCTTCGGGCGCCCTGACACATCCACGCTGAGCTCGCGTTTTGTCATTTCGGCCTTGATGACATCCACGACGTTTTCTACATAGGCGTGACGCTCTTCGGTCAAGCGGTCGACGCGGCCTTTGAGGTCGGCGAAATCCTCTGGCTGCAAATACTGAAAGGATAAATCTTCCAGTTCACTCTTCACCCAGTGGATACCCAAGCGGTTGGCTAAAGGTGCGTAAATGTCGACTGTCTCTTGAGCGATACGAACGCGTTTGCGGTCAGGCAGATGGTGCAAGGTGCGCATGTTGTGCAAGCGGTCTGCCAGCTTCACTAAAATGACGCGAATATCCTTCGCCATCGCAACGAGCATCTTGCGAAAATTCTCCGCTTGTTTGTGCTCATCTGTATCGAAACGAATCTCGGAAAGTTTGGTTACACCGTCGACCATCAGTGCAACCTCCGGACCGAACATATCCCGTATGTCATCCATGCTCGTCAGAGTGTCTTCGATGGTATCGTGGAGCAGTCCAGTTACAACACTGGCTTCATCAAGCCGAAGTTCCGTCAGGAGCCAAGCTACTTCCAGAGGATGAATAAGATAAGCTTCGCCGCTTTTGCGAACCTGACCTGCGTGGACCTTGGCTGAATACAGATAAGCCTTTTGAACCAAGTCGAGATCGGGACTTGGTAAGTAGGAGCTAAGCGCTTCAGCAATTTCTTCATAACGACGAGTCGCTGCCATAATACTACGCTATGCCTCCTGGTACCCCGATGTCTAGTGAGCAATTTCGGTGGCGCGGGCTTCCCGCAACACCGTCACTCTCACCTCGCCCGGGTATGTTAGTTCTTTCTCTATGCGCTCTGCAATATCACCCGCCAAGACCATAGCCTCGTCATCAGTGATGGATGCATAATTGGCAACCACCCGCACCTCAGTGCCCGCCATCATCGCCCAAGCATGCTCGACCCCATCAAATGATGTGCAAAGCTTTTCCAAATCATCAAGACGCCGCAGATATTGGTCTAATTTCTCTTGCCGTGCCCCAGGGCGCGAGGCCGATAAACGCGAGGCCACTTGCAGCAAGACGGTCACCAAGTCCCGTGGATTTTCATCCCGGTAATGCAAAATAGCCTTGGTAACGTTCTTCTTTTCGCCATGGCGCCTAGCAGCTTCAGAGCCTACTTTAGCGTGATCACCTTCAACGGAATGCTCCACCGCATAACCGACGCAGTGCAAGAGCCCCACACGCCGTGCCAATTTTTCATCGAAGCCCAGTTCAGCGGCCAACATCCCGGCAATCTCAGCTGTTTCAAGCGAGTGCTCAAGTAAGTTTTGCCCATCGATGGTACGGAATTTTAGGGAACCTAAAAGTTTCACAAGCTCTCGGTGAACCCCATGGATTCCTAGCTCAAGAACAGCCTCTTCACCGGAACGTACAATACGCTGCTCGATTTCTTCCCGTGCCCCCTGCACAACCTCTTCGATTCGTGCTGGGTGAATTCGTCCATCCTCGACCAATTTTTCGAGAGCAAGCTTCGCGGTCTCGCGGCGAACAGGATGAAACGAACTTAGAATCACTGCATCGGGTGTATCGTCGATGATAATGTCGACCCCAGTAGCACTTTCAATCGCTCGTATATTTCGCCCTTCTCGGCCAATGATTCGTCCTTTGAGGTCATCGGATGGCAGCTTAACCGTCGTAACGGTTTTCTCGCTAACGTACGCTCCAGCTAAACGCTGAACCGAGGCGGCCAAGATACGCTGGGCCTCACTATTTGCGTCAGCACGTGCTCGTTCTTGAATGGCTCGAACCTGACCCACAGCCTTCTTCTGAGCTTCATCGACAATGGTTTCGATCAACTCCGCCTTGGCTTGTTCTGCAGTCAGACCAGCCACTCGGTTTAATTCGGTTTCACACTTCTCGACCTTAGCCTGCGCCGACTTTAAAGCTTTTGCGGTTGTCGCCTCATCGCGCCCAAGCTTCTCCTCACGGCCCCGCATCGCTTGGCTACGTTCTTCGAGCCGCTTCCCCGAAGCCTCAAGCTCCAGTTCTTGATCCTGAAGCCTTGCTTCAGATTTTGCAAACTGAGCACGCTGCTGGCGAGTTTGCTCATCGTGAGATTCCTGTACCTTGAGCAAAGCTTCTTTCGCCTCAAGCTCAGCGGCCTTTAGGAGTTGTCTTTTCTCGGATTCTACCTCTCGACGCAGTCGCTCGATTTCTTCATCAAGCGTCTGGCCCTTCGCGCGTAACCATAGATGATAGAACAAGCCGCCAACGACAACTCCTACGACCACCATCAATAACGACTCAGTCATATCGACCACCGCCGTACCCTCTCTATTGTAAACACAGAGGAAATGCCTCAAGGCCCCAATTTAGCCGGGACCTTATTCCTTTACGGAAACGGCTCTCAACTCTGTGACTATCCAATCAACCAAATGGTCGTGCTCTTCAACGGGCACCCCATCCAATACCTGACATTCAAAACCCAGGCCGACGACCACCCCATCGAACAATTCGAGAGTGCGGTCATACCACCCTGCGCCATACCCCAGTCTCCCACCGTTCAGCCCAAAACCCAAGCCGGGAACCACAATCAACCCCAGCTCACTCGATCCGTTCGGCGCCTCAACGGGTTGGCCGATACCCATTGGACCTCTCACCAAGGCATCCCATGCCTCGATGCGCCCCCAGCTTAGAGACTGGGACTGTTTTTGCATCCTCGGAAAAAAAACGTTTTTCCCACGGTAAAGCAGCTCCTCAAACAATGGCCGAGTGTCTATTTCATCGCGAACCGACGCGAAAAGGCCAATATTCTCTGTTTTGGAGAGTTCGGGGATGGAAACAAGATTTTGAGCCGCCGACGCTGAAAAATCGGCTCGACTGGCTTTTGAAATGGCCGCCCTCCGAAGCCTAAGCTCTTGTCTTAATTTAACTTTTCCCATCAACAGAACCTCTGGGCCGTGAAACGCGTCCCTGGCCATAACAAAAGCCGATGGATAATCAAATACTGAAGTGGGGCCCCGCCCTGGCCGTCCGCTCTGGGCATATGAACCTGGGTAACCAGGTGGGGGCAACCTCTGGGGCATTAGGCGTCCCGGTCAAGCCGGGCTGGCACACCGCCCCACGAATAGTCACTCCCTTTTTGTAAATATTGGTTCACGCGCACCGAAGAGCTTGCACGAACCGGGCAGGGTTTGGAGCCGAAGCTCCCCCGGGTGAGAGAGCAAAGCATACCGTAACACGACGGAAGGATGCCTCTCGATTCCATATTCTAAGATTGTAACGATTTGGTCAACGGAAACTACGCCTCAAAACAATGTCGAATTGACAAGATGGCCGCCGAGCACGTAAAAACCTCTCTGTTTTAAGGATTACTTTGCCGATCGGAAAGCAACATGATCTCAATCGCCGTTCTATCATTGGCCCTTACCATGGGAGCCACCGACGCTCGAACAGACGCACCACTCGTCCCTGGTGCTATCGAACTCGAGGACCTTGGGCGCTACGACTCACCCAGAAGTTTCGATGACACCGTCGAATACTACGAACGGTACTTCCGGGGAGACCGGCAACGACGTTGGCGACACATCGTCAATTTACCCACCGTACGCGCTCAGCATGTTGAGAATAGAAAGAAAGAATCTGGCTGGTCTGGAATCAATATCTATGAACACAGAGGCAAGGTTCGCATCTATGTCATTCCCAATTTAGAATACCTTACTAAGCCCAAGGCCAAATCAGGTAAGAAAAAGAAATAAGCCCCGCTGAGCCCTTAATCTCTGCTTTTCTCAACTTCGACCGTTTTATCGTCGATTTCTGGCTTCAAAACTTCCTTCAAACTATCGGTATCTTGCTTTAACGTCTCATCAGGCTGTTCTTTATCCGCAAAGAGACGGATATCGCGCTGGTCAATGACCACCTCGACGCGGCGGTTTCGTGCCCGACCTTCACTGGTGTCATTTTCACCAAGCGGCCTCGTTTCGGCGTGACCTGTAAGTACAAACCGGTTGGCCGGCAATTCTCCTTCTTTGAGAAGCTGGTGAATAACCGAAAAAGCCCTGGAACCAGAAAGCTCCCAGTTGGACCGGAAACGCCCACCACTCATTGGCTGATTATCCGTATGCCCCGAGACTGTGATGAAACCACGGATCTCTGCCAATGAATTTCGTATACGCTTGGCCACTGGCATAAAGGCCTTCTTCAGATCGGCACTGCCCGCGGCAAAAGAACCACTCTGGAGAATTCTCACCGTAATCAGCTGATCGGTAATC
The window above is part of the Deltaproteobacteria bacterium genome. Proteins encoded here:
- the rny gene encoding ribonuclease Y, whose translation is MTESLLMVVVGVVVGGLFYHLWLRAKGQTLDEEIERLRREVESEKRQLLKAAELEAKEALLKVQESHDEQTRQQRAQFAKSEARLQDQELELEASGKRLEERSQAMRGREEKLGRDEATTAKALKSAQAKVEKCETELNRVAGLTAEQAKAELIETIVDEAQKKAVGQVRAIQERARADANSEAQRILAASVQRLAGAYVSEKTVTTVKLPSDDLKGRIIGREGRNIRAIESATGVDIIIDDTPDAVILSSFHPVRRETAKLALEKLVEDGRIHPARIEEVVQGAREEIEQRIVRSGEEAVLELGIHGVHRELVKLLGSLKFRTIDGQNLLEHSLETAEIAGMLAAELGFDEKLARRVGLLHCVGYAVEHSVEGDHAKVGSEAARRHGEKKNVTKAILHYRDENPRDLVTVLLQVASRLSASRPGARQEKLDQYLRRLDDLEKLCTSFDGVEHAWAMMAGTEVRVVANYASITDDEAMVLAGDIAERIEKELTYPGEVRVTVLREARATEIAH
- a CDS encoding 5-formyltetrahydrofolate cyclo-ligase, translated to MGKVKLRQELRLRRAAISKASRADFSASAAQNLVSIPELSKTENIGLFASVRDEIDTRPLFEELLYRGKNVFFPRMQKQSQSLSWGRIEAWDALVRGPMGIGQPVEAPNGSSELGLIVVPGLGFGLNGGRLGYGAGWYDRTLELFDGVVVGLGFECQVLDGVPVEEHDHLVDWIVTELRAVSVKE
- a CDS encoding OmpA family protein, encoding MRQRTLNDADKLKELLAPEIMDRKVELEITDQLITVRILQSGSFAAGSADLKKAFMPVAKRIRNSLAEIRGFITVSGHTDNQPMSGGRFRSNWELSGSRAFSVIHQLLKEGELPANRFVLTGHAETRPLGENDTSEGRARNRRVEVVIDQRDIRLFADKEQPDETLKQDTDSLKEVLKPEIDDKTVEVEKSRD
- a CDS encoding diacylglycerol kinase family lipid kinase: MKTFVVANPKAAGGKVAKRWAELYLSISSSLGNTTLRFTGHQGHATELVRQAIHDGYERIAIVGGDGSINDGVNGFFDDSGEQINPEVILAIIPAGTGGDFSRSIGMSDVNPEQALRSASVRNVDLGRMRLSDGKGGETTRYFMNIASFGSTAAIMDKINSAPKILPGKATYFWGSIKGLMTYQNQRIRLRVDDVFDEELRVNSVAVANGRYFGGSMKIAPKARLTDGLLDVVIVGDVSLGEFLRSNKKLYKGEHLDLKPFTFLRGKEVIAEPVDYDPVLLEADGERPGQLPARIDLVPDSIRLWAPWDRAEAG
- the aspS gene encoding aspartate--tRNA ligase, yielding MCGELRASDNESEVVLMGWVQNRRDHGGCVFIDLRDRDGLTQIVFDPQIDPVAHEKAGVLRSEWVLAVRGTVRDRGGNVNPRLDTGTIEVAALEVEVFASSPTPPFQIEDGIDTSEEVRFKYRYLDLRRPELQKNFMTRHRFNQLVRRSLDEQGFLELETPYLIKSTPEGARDYVVPSRVHAGKFFALPQSPQIFKQLFMVSGYDRYFQICRCFRDEDLRAERQPEFTQVDLEMSFCSPEDVQEVVEQMLAMIFRELKGVEVPLPFKRIPYDESMDRYGVDAPDIRFGLELINLGEIVKDSDFKVFADVAKRGGLVKGINLTGVGEFSRKELDSLTEFVKVYGAKGLAWVKIKEDGSWQSPIAKFFSDEKKAAVVDAMKLGVGDVAVFVADTAKITNAALGNLRKHVAKERGIVKTNEYAFCWVTDFPLMEHDEESGRFVAAHHPFTAPRVEERELLKTDPGNVKAQAYDVVLNGVEIGGGSIRIHEQALQQDMFAALGVDEHEQQEKFGFLLDALQYGAPPHGGLALGVDRILMLLCETASIRDVIAFPKTQKQTDLMLESPSVLDFKQMHELHIKTAQPQKAAPEAESEG
- a CDS encoding bifunctional (p)ppGpp synthetase/guanosine-3',5'-bis(diphosphate) 3'-pyrophosphohydrolase, whose translation is MAATRRYEEIAEALSSYLPSPDLDLVQKAYLYSAKVHAGQVRKSGEAYLIHPLEVAWLLTELRLDEASVVTGLLHDTIEDTLTSMDDIRDMFGPEVALMVDGVTKLSEIRFDTDEHKQAENFRKMLVAMAKDIRVILVKLADRLHNMRTLHHLPDRKRVRIAQETVDIYAPLANRLGIHWVKSELEDLSFQYLQPEDFADLKGRVDRLTEERHAYVENVVDVIKAEMTKRELSVDVSGRPKHLFSIFKKMSQQQIEFEQVYDVIAFRVLVDTVGQCYEVLGHVHSLWHPIPGRFKDYIAMPKPNQYQSLHTSVIGPEGERIEIQIRTREMQKICEEGVAAHWDYKEGANLSEGNKNQFAWLRQLMEWQQDLKDPNEFLDTVKYDLFTDEVFVFTPRGEVISLKRGSTPVDFAFAIHTEVGSKCAGAKINGRMVPLRHELKNGDMVEVITNSNQRPNRDWLKFVASGRARQKIRTIIRSDERERSRELGRDILERELKRNNFSLNKLLKDGRMQAIVERSKHRDVEGLYVAIGYGNTTPAQIISKLDPQTPPKEAEPTPLSTIFKKVARRSNSGIVVSGIEDVLVRFAKCCNPLPGDSILGFVTRGRGITVHLNTCSRAIDMDPERQMDVSWDDGASIARPVTVRVTTEDRAGLLAEISQIFTNASVNISEANCKVVGEDRAVNTFEVLIRDKEQLRSVVGKIKGLRGIVSVDRV
- a CDS encoding AarF/ABC1/UbiB kinase family protein; the protein is MGIHSVASGIIAPPSLGTTAPSADEPVSTTSTLPEAPTDSFVGTVAGSLWSLGRSLVGGITAPTNIPGAQPPTLAADAKALRSFALDLVKASGTQGDEHARAQAIRLAMAEHPEVVLWICEGRDVAQLAQAADLPTLPDGANPVLAVLPQLGSGMQNAWSTLESYSALTYSLSAANDYHNAMPEGSLFAAVEAMSAGVGAAMVRRMGRQAVVSLAARVAREQAQTKYAAMTAEDRLALLEYVPDSVCGSVSSQIDTAIIDAKISESDEVKMMLDPDQGFDLENVPPAFRAFFENVLTQYFDKLPIEDKRRIAVGLLELPPGTSDEDKLAAILNNSGPAMQKLFQLFGDDVKSEKVGKVMAALKSQIKPFDSHIARATIERDLNGEIEDIFSSFRDKPLAAASVGQVHAATLKDSGEDVIVKVMRPGIRERARRELKLLKELAPGGGTRKIVDRLESSLMDELDFTLEAANMKAGEVYWKPQKGVFPIGLAGDFETTQDVLVMERAYENPIDKFHGKSLPLKSEALATFTELWYDNALFGDGFFHGDLHAGNIFFNPEPLPGYAPYGRDYQLTLIDFGACGKLSKLERRGVLSLILGAATSSPEIVTRALCDLCEITEDQNEALQNYSADVFKSGVSTSVACNDIVNKAIELEIGLPKNFVLYNRGRAFLENQIRDTNKELDVWDKEGNVKRENPEKIFRNLMVWRLGQDLVKSALHIQSSEDAYLDPETVTQIVDKYLPADEGYDSDYDFMF